One Lactobacillus sp. CBA3606 DNA segment encodes these proteins:
- a CDS encoding DivIVA domain-containing protein, which translates to MVLSPDDIHNKEFSTKLRGYNIDEVNDFLEQIIKDYQITLKQNKDLQERLDASEGKLKYFNELKDSLNQSILVAQEAADKVKTNSKKEADIITREAQKQASDIVSEATDKSNQMIDEASQKAKRLSVETDDLKKQTRVFRQRLQVMLESQLEVVKSKDWDQLLSETDTSSYAEIQHVLKQDNLDNGVNASVNSEAAAEITNATAGETPVADGGDQAQQQTVVIFPDDNVDATN; encoded by the coding sequence ATGGTGTTAAGTCCTGACGACATTCATAACAAAGAGTTTTCCACGAAATTACGTGGTTACAATATTGACGAGGTCAATGATTTTCTTGAACAAATTATTAAGGATTATCAAATTACTCTGAAACAGAATAAGGACCTCCAGGAACGTTTAGACGCTAGTGAAGGTAAGTTGAAGTACTTCAATGAATTGAAAGATTCTTTGAATCAATCAATCTTAGTGGCCCAAGAAGCTGCGGATAAGGTTAAGACGAATTCGAAGAAAGAAGCGGACATTATTACGCGTGAAGCGCAAAAGCAAGCGTCTGATATTGTCAGTGAAGCGACGGATAAGTCTAACCAGATGATTGATGAAGCCTCACAAAAGGCCAAACGTTTGTCGGTTGAAACCGATGACTTGAAGAAGCAAACCCGGGTCTTCCGTCAACGATTACAAGTGATGCTTGAATCACAATTAGAAGTGGTTAAGAGCAAGGATTGGGACCAGTTACTGAGTGAAACCGATACCTCTAGTTACGCAGAAATCCAACACGTTTTGAAGCAAGACAACCTTGACAATGGGGTTAATGCGAGCGTAAACTCAGAAGCAGCCGCTGAAATCACGAATGCAACGGCTGGCGAAACCCCGGTCGCTGATGGTGGCGATCAAGCACAACAGCAAACGGTGGTTATTTTCCCGGATGATAATGTTGACGCCACGAACTAA
- a CDS encoding YggT family protein has translation MSLISRLFQIYQLALIVYILMSWFPGAYNTSIGRFLGQICEPFLSIFRRFVPAIAGLDFSPLIALLVLQFAEQGLYYLLTFIGF, from the coding sequence ATTTCATTAATTTCCCGCTTGTTCCAAATTTACCAACTGGCGCTGATTGTTTATATTTTAATGTCCTGGTTTCCAGGCGCTTATAACACCAGCATCGGCCGTTTCTTGGGGCAGATTTGTGAACCGTTCTTAAGTATTTTCCGGCGGTTTGTGCCCGCAATTGCGGGGCTTGATTTTTCACCGCTAATTGCGTTATTGGTTTTACAATTTGCTGAGCAAGGCTTATATTATTTGTTAACCTTTATTGGGTTTTAA
- the ftsZ gene encoding cell division protein FtsZ, translated as MEYSLDSAQDSGVNIKVIGVGGGGGNAVNRMITEDVKGVEFIVANTDVQALQTANAETKIQLGPKLTRGLGAGSNPDVGSKAAQESEEALTEALQGADMVFVTAGMGGGTGNGAAPVVAKIAKDSGALTVGVVTRPFTFEGPKRARNAAEGISQMKDNVDTLIVIANNRLLEIVDKKTPMMEAFQEADNVLRQGVQGISDLITSPGYVNLDFADVKTVMQNQGSALMGIGSASGENRTADATKEAISSPLLEVSIDGAEQVLLNITGGPDMSLYEAEAASNIVTQAATTDVNIIFGTSIDESLGDEVRVTVIATGIDKKQRELKTGVAHNRSEQGQQRGGMFTTPADNQSHAKQANQDNATEPQTSANNDPFGNWDIRREPTSARPTTPSNGQEFKNVEKTDFDVFNDNQPAEETKTNDNGDSLDTPPFFKRRRK; from the coding sequence ATGGAATATTCTTTAGATTCAGCCCAAGATTCAGGGGTTAATATTAAAGTCATCGGGGTTGGTGGCGGTGGTGGTAATGCCGTTAACCGGATGATTACGGAAGATGTTAAGGGTGTAGAATTTATCGTCGCTAATACCGATGTGCAAGCCCTACAAACCGCTAATGCCGAAACTAAAATTCAATTGGGACCTAAACTGACCCGTGGACTTGGTGCTGGCTCTAATCCAGACGTTGGTTCCAAAGCAGCTCAGGAAAGTGAAGAAGCCTTAACTGAAGCCTTACAGGGCGCCGACATGGTTTTTGTAACGGCCGGTATGGGTGGCGGTACTGGTAACGGGGCCGCACCAGTTGTTGCTAAGATTGCAAAGGACTCTGGTGCTTTAACTGTTGGGGTCGTCACGCGACCATTTACATTTGAAGGACCTAAGCGGGCGCGTAATGCGGCTGAAGGAATCTCGCAAATGAAAGACAATGTGGATACGTTAATCGTCATTGCCAACAATCGGTTATTAGAAATCGTCGACAAAAAGACACCGATGATGGAAGCTTTCCAAGAAGCTGACAATGTGTTACGCCAAGGGGTACAAGGGATTTCTGATTTAATTACCTCACCTGGTTACGTTAACTTGGACTTTGCGGATGTTAAGACGGTTATGCAAAATCAAGGTTCTGCGCTGATGGGAATTGGGTCTGCTAGTGGTGAAAACCGGACTGCGGATGCAACCAAGGAAGCTATTTCATCACCATTGTTGGAAGTTTCCATTGATGGTGCTGAACAAGTCTTACTTAACATTACGGGTGGTCCAGATATGTCCTTATACGAAGCCGAAGCCGCTTCGAATATTGTGACGCAAGCAGCAACGACGGACGTTAACATTATTTTTGGGACGTCAATTGATGAAAGCTTAGGCGATGAAGTGCGGGTGACGGTTATTGCAACTGGGATTGACAAAAAGCAGCGGGAACTAAAGACCGGTGTAGCGCATAATCGTAGCGAACAAGGCCAACAACGTGGTGGCATGTTTACAACGCCAGCTGACAATCAAAGTCATGCAAAGCAGGCTAACCAGGACAATGCTACTGAACCACAAACATCAGCTAATAATGATCCTTTTGGTAACTGGGATATTCGTCGCGAACCTACTAGTGCGCGACCAACGACGCCTAGCAATGGGCAAGAATTTAAAAATGTTGAAAAAACTGATTTTGATGTCTTTAATGACAATCAACCAGCTGAAGAAACTAAGACTAATGACAATGGTGATTCATTAGATACGCCGCCATTCTTCAAACGGCGCCGTAAATAA
- the ftsA gene encoding cell division protein FtsA, translated as MDNSGIYVGLDIGTTSIKVIVAERVKGQMNVIGVGSERSNGLSRGVIVDIDKAATAIQSAVRQAEEKASIEIKKVIAGVPANLVKIERCRGMIAVADESKEINNEDVKNVAAAALVQSLPPEREVLDVIPDEFVVDGFDGIKDPRGMVGVRLEMHGTLFTGPKTIIHNTRKAIEKAGLQIEQIVIAPLALSSLVLNDGEQDFGSIIVDMGGGQTTAAVIHDHQLKYTYVDQEGGQYITKDISVVLNTSIENAEKLKRDYGYADAQQASDDDEFPVEVVGQSTPTQISEQYLAEIIEARLDQIFDKVKQHLDEVHALELPGGVVLTGGVAALPGITDLAAQLFGTRVRVFIPNQMGLRHPSFDEALAVIKYQAALSEVALLVKSALTGDTRASVALDFSEAISTSTADRQTTAAPTTPKPTKSKSAPAQDSDRTGAFDRFKGFFNHFFD; from the coding sequence ATGGATAATTCAGGAATTTATGTCGGACTTGATATAGGGACCACCTCAATAAAAGTCATTGTTGCTGAACGTGTGAAGGGACAAATGAACGTTATTGGTGTGGGAAGCGAACGTTCTAATGGTCTGAGTCGTGGGGTTATTGTCGATATCGACAAAGCCGCTACTGCGATTCAGTCGGCAGTGCGCCAAGCGGAAGAAAAAGCAAGTATCGAAATAAAGAAAGTTATTGCGGGTGTCCCGGCCAACTTAGTTAAGATCGAACGTTGTCGGGGCATGATTGCCGTAGCTGATGAATCAAAAGAAATTAATAATGAAGATGTAAAAAACGTTGCGGCAGCAGCTTTGGTTCAAAGCTTACCGCCCGAGCGTGAAGTGTTAGATGTGATTCCAGATGAGTTTGTGGTTGACGGCTTTGATGGCATTAAAGACCCGCGTGGAATGGTCGGCGTCCGGCTTGAAATGCATGGGACGTTATTTACCGGGCCTAAAACAATTATTCACAATACACGTAAGGCCATTGAAAAGGCCGGTTTGCAAATTGAACAAATTGTGATTGCGCCGTTAGCGTTAAGTTCATTAGTCCTTAATGATGGCGAACAAGATTTTGGATCAATTATCGTCGATATGGGTGGTGGTCAAACGACCGCTGCTGTGATTCATGACCATCAGCTTAAATATACTTATGTGGATCAAGAAGGCGGTCAATACATCACGAAAGATATTTCAGTCGTCTTAAATACGTCGATTGAAAACGCTGAAAAGCTCAAACGTGATTATGGTTATGCAGATGCGCAACAAGCTTCTGATGATGATGAGTTCCCAGTTGAAGTTGTCGGTCAAAGTACCCCAACGCAGATTAGCGAACAATATCTAGCCGAAATTATTGAAGCGCGCTTAGATCAAATCTTTGATAAAGTAAAGCAACACTTAGATGAAGTTCACGCATTAGAGTTACCCGGTGGTGTCGTTTTAACTGGTGGCGTTGCGGCGTTACCAGGAATTACAGATTTAGCCGCACAGTTATTCGGAACGCGTGTACGCGTCTTTATTCCCAACCAAATGGGCTTAAGACATCCGTCATTTGATGAGGCTTTAGCCGTCATCAAATATCAAGCGGCCTTAAGTGAAGTCGCCTTATTGGTTAAAAGTGCATTAACCGGCGATACCCGTGCCAGTGTGGCATTAGATTTTTCAGAAGCAATCAGCACTAGTACGGCTGATCGCCAGACAACTGCGGCGCCAACGACGCCTAAACCAACCAAATCTAAGTCAGCACCAGCGCAAGATTCTGATCGCACCGGGGCATTTGACCGGTTCAAAGGCTTCTTTAATCACTTTTTCGATTAA
- the ileS gene encoding isoleucine--tRNA ligase, with protein MRVKETLNLGKTKFKMRGNLPVKEVERQNVWSENKVYEQRQKLNEGKDTFVLHDGPPYANGDIHMGHALNKITKDFIVRYKSMNGFRSPYVPGWDTHGLPIEQKLKQAGYDRKKMTTNEFRELCREYALKQVDRQRDEFKRLGVAAEWDHPYLTLNPEFEAAQIRVFGAFAKRHLIYRGKKPVFWSWSSESALAEAEVEYHDVTSPSAFYGERVIDGKGVLDTDTYMVVWTTTPWTIPASEGITIDAGFDYVVVQPAGDSRKYVLAADLLAENVTRFGWEEVKVLKTVKGAELDRVICQHPFDADRKIVTMLGDFVTLDAGTGLVHTAPGYGEDDYRIGQKYGLPVFAPVDGKGVLTAEAGPDFAGVFYEDANQIALDKLKASGALLDYMPYEHSYPFDWRTKKPIIFRATPQWFASVGDMRDEILGAIDAVQFSPEWGKKRLYNMIRDRGDWVISRQRVWGVPLPIFYAEDGTAIMTEATIAHVADLIGQYGSNVWFEREAKDLLPAGFTDEHSPNGTFTKETDIMDVWFDSGSSHQGVLAERPYLTYPADLYLEGSDQYRGWFNSSLITSVAVTGQAPYKQILSQGFTLDNQGRKMSKSLGNTIAPAEVIKQMGAEIVRLWVASVDTSSDVRVSMESFKQVSDGYKKFRNTMRFMLANTTDFDPKVNRVATADLATVDQYMEVRLNQFVAEVKDHYDHYDFLDIYKKLLNFLTVDLSNFYLDIAKDIMYIDAEDSHSRRSMQTVFYDVLVALTKLFTPMLPHTTEEIWPFLKEPEEFAQLTEMPTVQTLPNAATLTTDWGQFMELRSAVLKALEEARDAKLIGKSLEAHLDLYVTDTTQALLQRLATNVQQMLMVSALTIHDLAEADQTVEKFGDQLAIKVSHAEGDVCSRCRMTKTDVGQDDAYPMLCARCAEIVRTNYPESITTGLEA; from the coding sequence ATGCGCGTTAAAGAAACACTTAATCTTGGTAAGACCAAGTTTAAAATGCGAGGTAACCTACCTGTTAAAGAAGTCGAACGGCAAAACGTTTGGAGCGAAAACAAGGTCTATGAACAACGGCAAAAATTAAATGAAGGTAAAGACACTTTTGTTTTACATGATGGCCCACCATATGCGAATGGTGATATTCACATGGGCCATGCGTTAAATAAAATCACCAAAGATTTTATTGTCCGTTATAAGTCAATGAATGGTTTCCGGTCACCTTATGTTCCTGGCTGGGATACCCATGGGTTACCTATCGAACAGAAATTAAAGCAAGCGGGTTATGATCGTAAGAAAATGACCACTAATGAATTTCGGGAATTATGTCGTGAATATGCTTTGAAACAAGTCGATCGGCAACGTGATGAATTCAAACGCTTGGGCGTAGCCGCCGAATGGGACCACCCATATTTGACGTTAAATCCAGAGTTTGAAGCAGCCCAGATTCGCGTTTTTGGTGCTTTTGCCAAGCGTCATTTGATTTATCGTGGTAAAAAGCCAGTCTTTTGGTCATGGTCATCAGAATCAGCCTTGGCAGAAGCCGAAGTCGAATATCATGATGTGACGTCACCATCCGCTTTTTATGGGGAACGCGTCATTGATGGTAAAGGGGTTCTAGATACTGACACATACATGGTTGTGTGGACGACAACGCCTTGGACCATCCCAGCTTCCGAAGGGATTACGATTGATGCTGGTTTTGACTACGTGGTTGTGCAACCAGCTGGCGATTCACGGAAATATGTGTTAGCTGCTGATTTATTAGCCGAAAATGTGACTCGTTTTGGTTGGGAAGAGGTTAAAGTCCTCAAAACAGTTAAGGGTGCCGAATTAGATCGTGTTATTTGTCAACATCCATTTGACGCTGATCGTAAAATTGTCACCATGTTAGGTGATTTTGTCACCTTAGATGCTGGGACCGGATTAGTCCATACGGCGCCTGGTTATGGGGAAGATGATTACCGAATTGGTCAAAAGTATGGGTTACCCGTGTTTGCACCAGTTGATGGCAAAGGGGTCTTAACGGCCGAAGCTGGTCCTGATTTTGCTGGGGTCTTTTATGAAGATGCTAATCAAATTGCGTTAGATAAGTTAAAAGCTAGTGGCGCATTATTGGATTACATGCCTTATGAGCATAGTTATCCATTTGATTGGCGGACTAAAAAGCCAATCATTTTCCGCGCAACACCTCAATGGTTTGCATCCGTTGGTGATATGCGTGATGAAATTCTAGGGGCAATTGACGCGGTTCAATTTTCACCAGAATGGGGTAAAAAACGGCTCTATAACATGATTCGTGATCGTGGTGACTGGGTCATTTCACGGCAACGTGTTTGGGGTGTACCACTACCCATCTTTTATGCAGAAGATGGGACGGCCATCATGACTGAAGCGACGATTGCACATGTTGCCGATTTAATTGGCCAATATGGGTCAAACGTCTGGTTTGAACGAGAGGCGAAAGACTTATTACCAGCTGGTTTTACGGATGAGCATTCACCTAATGGGACCTTTACTAAGGAAACTGATATTATGGATGTTTGGTTTGACTCTGGTTCTTCTCACCAGGGGGTCTTAGCGGAGCGGCCTTACTTGACTTATCCAGCGGATCTTTACTTGGAAGGGTCTGATCAGTATCGTGGTTGGTTTAACTCCAGTTTGATTACGAGTGTGGCCGTAACGGGTCAGGCGCCATACAAGCAAATCTTGTCACAAGGTTTCACGTTAGATAACCAAGGCCGGAAGATGAGCAAGTCATTGGGCAATACGATTGCGCCTGCCGAAGTTATTAAACAAATGGGTGCTGAAATCGTGCGGCTCTGGGTGGCTTCTGTCGATACAAGTTCTGATGTGCGGGTCTCGATGGAAAGCTTCAAGCAAGTATCCGATGGTTATAAGAAGTTCCGGAATACGATGCGGTTTATGTTGGCGAACACTACGGACTTTGATCCAAAAGTGAACCGGGTCGCAACGGCTGATTTAGCAACTGTCGACCAATATATGGAAGTTCGACTTAACCAATTCGTTGCTGAAGTGAAGGATCATTATGATCATTATGACTTTTTGGATATTTACAAAAAGCTACTAAACTTCTTAACGGTTGATTTATCAAACTTCTACTTGGATATCGCCAAAGATATCATGTATATTGATGCCGAAGATAGCCATTCACGGCGGTCCATGCAAACAGTCTTTTATGACGTCTTGGTTGCCTTGACGAAGTTGTTTACGCCAATGTTGCCACATACGACCGAAGAAATCTGGCCATTCTTGAAGGAACCAGAAGAATTTGCACAATTGACTGAAATGCCAACAGTACAAACGTTACCAAATGCAGCAACGTTAACGACTGACTGGGGTCAATTCATGGAACTGCGGAGCGCCGTTTTAAAGGCCTTAGAAGAAGCCCGGGATGCGAAACTAATCGGGAAGTCGTTGGAGGCTCACTTGGACTTGTATGTGACTGATACGACGCAAGCCTTGCTACAACGGTTAGCTACCAATGTCCAACAAATGTTGATGGTTTCAGCCTTAACGATTCATGATTTGGCCGAAGCTGATCAGACGGTCGAAAAGTTTGGTGACCAATTAGCCATCAAGGTGAGTCATGCTGAGGGTGACGTTTGTTCACGCTGCCGCATGACGAAGACTGATGTTGGTCAAGATGATGCTTATCCAATGTTATGTGCCCGGTGTGCTGAAATTGTTCGGACTAATTATCCTGAATCAATCACGACTGGTTTAGAAGCTTAG
- the murG gene encoding undecaprenyldiphospho-muramoylpentapeptide beta-N-acetylglucosaminyltransferase, whose translation MRLMISGGGTGGHIYPALALIDALKAHDAQAEVLYVGTHRGLESRIVPERGIDFKTIKIQGFKRSLSLQNFKTIGLFLKSVVTARRYIKAFKPDVVVGTGGYVSGAVVFAASQMHIPTVIHEQNSVVGVTNKFLSHFVNKIAISFESARSQFPAKKVVMTGNPRAQQVANIQKTAALKALGLSDEQPTVLIFGGSRGAERINQATLAAIPELNQRSYQTLFVTGQVHYDKIRNGLGKTALAPNVKIVPYIKNMPAILPEIAAILGRAGATSIAEITALGIPSILVPSPYVTNDHQTKNAQSLVDAGAAELIKETDLTAASLLTAVDGLMLSADQRQKMAANAKGLGMPDAADQLLTVLETAINH comes from the coding sequence ATGCGATTAATGATTTCTGGCGGTGGCACTGGTGGCCACATCTACCCAGCCTTGGCGTTAATTGATGCGCTCAAAGCACACGATGCACAGGCAGAAGTCCTGTATGTTGGGACTCATCGGGGACTTGAAAGTCGGATTGTCCCGGAACGTGGCATTGACTTTAAAACGATTAAAATTCAAGGGTTCAAACGGTCATTATCACTTCAAAATTTTAAAACAATTGGCTTGTTTTTAAAGAGTGTTGTTACGGCACGCCGCTACATCAAAGCTTTTAAACCGGATGTCGTGGTGGGGACTGGAGGTTATGTCAGTGGGGCAGTCGTCTTTGCGGCAAGCCAGATGCATATTCCAACAGTGATTCATGAACAGAACTCAGTTGTCGGCGTCACCAATAAATTTCTGAGCCATTTCGTCAATAAAATTGCGATTTCTTTTGAAAGTGCGCGGTCTCAATTCCCAGCTAAAAAAGTCGTGATGACTGGTAATCCGCGGGCACAACAAGTTGCGAATATTCAAAAAACGGCAGCTTTAAAGGCGCTAGGCTTATCAGATGAACAACCAACAGTATTGATTTTTGGTGGGAGTCGTGGTGCGGAACGCATCAATCAAGCGACCTTGGCGGCGATTCCAGAGTTAAATCAACGGTCTTATCAGACCCTTTTTGTTACTGGACAGGTCCACTATGATAAAATCCGCAATGGTCTTGGAAAGACAGCGTTAGCACCGAATGTTAAAATTGTGCCATATATCAAAAATATGCCAGCAATTTTACCTGAGATTGCGGCTATTCTTGGGCGCGCTGGTGCAACGAGTATTGCTGAAATTACGGCATTAGGGATTCCATCAATTTTGGTTCCCAGCCCGTATGTTACTAACGACCACCAAACTAAGAATGCCCAAAGTTTGGTTGATGCCGGGGCAGCTGAATTAATTAAGGAAACTGATTTGACAGCAGCTAGTCTATTGACGGCGGTGGATGGCTTAATGTTGTCGGCTGATCAACGGCAGAAAATGGCCGCTAATGCAAAAGGGTTAGGCATGCCGGATGCAGCGGATCAATTATTAACGGTTTTAGAAACGGCAATTAACCACTAG
- a CDS encoding cell division protein SepF encodes MAGRFSLSNFFGVSDEQAEEAATNLNPPRETPANATTSPKVVPMQGGKSVNSKIALFEPKIYSDVKEIAAQLLKNQAVIINFDHVDDQMARRIVDFLTGTVYAINGEIERIGDEIFLCIPENYEVSGSTTNQFNPNTL; translated from the coding sequence ATGGCCGGACGCTTTAGTTTGAGTAACTTTTTTGGCGTTAGTGATGAGCAGGCTGAGGAAGCGGCAACGAATCTTAATCCGCCGCGTGAGACCCCAGCTAATGCGACAACTTCACCAAAGGTAGTGCCGATGCAAGGTGGTAAGTCTGTCAACAGTAAGATTGCCCTGTTTGAGCCTAAAATTTATTCAGATGTTAAAGAAATTGCGGCTCAGTTATTAAAAAATCAAGCGGTCATTATTAATTTCGATCATGTTGATGATCAGATGGCCCGCCGGATTGTTGATTTCTTAACTGGGACCGTGTACGCCATTAACGGCGAAATTGAACGGATTGGTGACGAAATCTTTCTCTGTATTCCTGAAAACTATGAAGTTTCAGGGAGCACGACCAATCAATTCAATCCCAACACGTTGTAA
- a CDS encoding RNA-binding protein encodes MDENLKQHFRANEAPFIEQVTGWLRRVTDQYRPILTAFLNPRQVYIAQTMVNQLDGVRMQANGGYAGAELKRILFYPDYYDPESADFQITLVNIVYPVKFATLKHGHILGTLANSGVERDVFGDIISDGETWQFFCETELFDYFTAQIDRLGKTKVHLTAVPVTAAINPQNDWETITTTVSSLRADSVIKAAFNLSRHHAKELIEGAHVRLNWADLPKADYELALLDMLSVNHYGRVQLAEIGNETKKARLRITLKIIHSK; translated from the coding sequence GTGGATGAAAATTTAAAGCAACATTTTCGCGCAAACGAGGCCCCCTTTATTGAACAAGTGACCGGTTGGTTACGGCGTGTAACTGATCAGTACCGGCCCATTTTGACGGCTTTCTTGAATCCCCGCCAAGTCTATATTGCCCAGACCATGGTCAATCAATTAGACGGGGTTCGGATGCAAGCTAATGGTGGCTACGCAGGGGCGGAATTAAAACGGATTTTATTTTATCCGGATTATTACGACCCAGAGTCAGCGGATTTTCAAATTACTTTGGTAAATATTGTTTATCCGGTTAAGTTTGCCACGCTGAAACATGGGCATATCTTAGGTACCTTAGCCAATTCTGGCGTTGAGCGCGATGTATTTGGTGATATTATCTCGGATGGTGAAACCTGGCAGTTCTTCTGTGAGACCGAACTGTTTGATTATTTTACGGCACAGATTGACCGATTAGGTAAGACGAAAGTTCACTTAACGGCCGTACCAGTAACGGCAGCGATTAATCCGCAGAATGATTGGGAAACCATTACGACAACCGTTAGCTCATTACGTGCTGACAGTGTCATTAAGGCGGCTTTCAATCTTTCACGGCATCATGCCAAAGAATTAATTGAAGGGGCGCACGTGCGGTTGAATTGGGCCGATTTGCCAAAAGCTGATTATGAACTGGCTTTGTTAGACATGTTAAGTGTCAATCATTATGGGCGTGTTCAGTTGGCAGAGATTGGCAATGAGACTAAAAAAGCGCGCTTGCGAATTACGTTAAAGATTATTCATAGTAAATAG
- a CDS encoding cell division protein FtsQ/DivIB — protein sequence MAIFKRQPKEQKPDQLTPWERYQRQAATNHKNAQKRHFNWSGKRIRIGDKLPKLMSQRRKLVVKRASILIGLFLMGMVIAGYFISPLSHVQKITVSGTEQLTTTQVKTAADLKNGDAIWSIIGQDATTSKVARQANPQIGRVTTKLVGFNQIKLQVKEIRIAGYLVSGDYYHRVLENGSILTKSVTQPGGGYPIYAGFKSGARLQKMIAQYAKLPAAVKHNISEIKYSPNQANPERVHLYMNDGNEVYATITTFASKMTYYSGIAAKMKTSGVINLEVGAYSYSFKKSNN from the coding sequence ATGGCCATTTTTAAACGGCAGCCAAAAGAACAGAAGCCTGACCAGCTAACCCCTTGGGAACGGTATCAACGGCAAGCGGCGACGAATCATAAGAATGCTCAAAAACGGCATTTTAATTGGTCGGGTAAACGAATTCGAATTGGTGATAAGTTGCCTAAACTGATGTCGCAACGCCGTAAGTTAGTGGTCAAACGCGCTAGTATTTTGATTGGATTGTTCTTAATGGGCATGGTGATTGCCGGGTATTTTATTTCACCGTTAAGCCATGTTCAAAAAATAACGGTAAGCGGTACTGAACAATTAACAACGACGCAAGTTAAAACGGCGGCAGATTTAAAAAATGGTGATGCAATCTGGTCCATAATCGGTCAAGATGCCACGACAAGCAAGGTTGCGCGGCAAGCTAATCCACAAATTGGGCGGGTCACGACCAAACTGGTTGGTTTTAATCAGATTAAGCTACAAGTTAAAGAGATTCGAATTGCTGGTTATTTAGTCAGTGGGGATTATTACCATCGGGTCTTAGAGAATGGCTCGATTCTGACTAAAAGCGTGACGCAACCAGGTGGTGGTTATCCCATTTATGCTGGTTTTAAAAGTGGAGCGCGCTTGCAAAAGATGATTGCCCAGTATGCTAAGTTACCGGCTGCGGTAAAGCACAATATTTCGGAAATAAAATATTCGCCAAATCAAGCTAATCCTGAGCGAGTTCATTTGTATATGAATGATGGCAATGAAGTTTATGCGACGATTACCACGTTTGCTAGCAAAATGACTTATTATTCAGGAATTGCTGCGAAAATGAAAACCAGTGGTGTGATTAACCTTGAAGTTGGCGCCTATTCGTATTCGTTTAAAAAGTCGAATAATTGA